The Methylomarinum sp. Ch1-1 genome contains the following window.
AAGGCGATGAACAAAGGAATGTCGATATGCAGTTTTCTCAGTAAGTTGCCCAATAACGAAGGCGGCATGAACTGTTCGCCGCGCGTTTCATTCTTCATCGTCGCCCCCCTCCTTTACTTCACCTAGGTACTGCGTGATGATCTCGCCCGCGATCGGCGCGGCGACCGAGCCGCCATGACCGCCATTTTCGACGACCACAGCGACCGCAATCTTGGGATCATGGGCCGGTGCGAAGGCGATAAACAAGGCGTGATCGCGTAATTTGAATTCAATTTCCTCTTCGTCGTACTTTTCTTCCTGCTTCACGCTGAAAACCTGCGCGGTTCCCGTCTTGCCAGCAATTTGATAATCCTCCTGGGCGATTCTTTTCGCCGTGCCGCGCGCGCCATGCACGACACTGATCATCGCCTTCATGATGTCATTGATATTGCGCCGCTTCAGCTTAATCTTTTTGCCGCTTTGCGCGGGGCCCGGAATAGTATAGTTGCTGCTGATAATCCGGTCGACCAGATAGGGAGTGACGACTTTACCATAATTAGCCAATGTCGCCGTGGCCCTGGCTAATTGCAGCGGCGTCACTTGCGTGAAGCCCTGACCGATGCCGGTAATCAACGTTTCTCCGGGATACCAAGGCTGGTTGCGTTTGTCCCTTTTCCATTCCCTGGAAGGCAACAATCCTGACTGTTCGCCGACCAGGTCGATGCCCGACTTACGGCCAAAGCCAAATTTATCCAGAAACTCGTGCATATTGTCGATGCCCAGAGTCAAAGCCAGATCGTAAAAGTAAACGTCACAGGATTGAATGATCGCGTCCTTCAAATCCATCCAACCATGCCCCCACCTTTTCCAGTCGCGATAACGATGACTGAGATTAGGGAGTTGATAATATCCGGGACAGAACAATTTATGTTGAAAGTCGGTCGCATTGTATTCCAGTCCGGCCAGACCGATAAACGGCTTAATCGTCGAACCGGGCGGATATTGCCCACGCAAGGCGCGATTGAATAGCGGCTGATCATCGGATTGTTGTAATGCCCGATAAGCTTTGCGGCTGATGCCATAGACAAAAGGGTTGGGATCGAAGCCCGGGCGGCTGGCGAACACCAACACGTCTCCCGTTTGGATCTCGATCGCCACCGCCGCGCCGTTATAGTCGCCGAGCGCGTCATACGCGGTTTTTTGCAAATCGATATCCAGCGTTAGATAAATATTGGAGCCCGGCACCGGATCGACCGCATCGACCGAATTGACCGCTCGTCCCTGGGCATTAGTCTCGATCTCCGCATAACCGGTGGAGCCATGCAAATAGTCTTCATAGGTTTTTTCGATGCCAATCTTACCGATATGATTCGTTCCACGGTATTCGGACACCGGCAACGATTTCAGCTCCCGCTCATTGATACGGCCGACATAACCGACCACGTGGGCGGTCAATTCTCCATAGGGGTAATAACGCACTAAACGCGCATGGATATCGACGCCCGGAAAATAGGGCCTGACCGCGGCAAACTTCGCGACTTCCTCGTCG
Protein-coding sequences here:
- the mrdA gene encoding penicillin-binding protein 2 produces the protein MYNKYVVKDSLAENRVFLSRVVATFAFILLLTLGLVARLIYLQVVGHEHYAMLAKDNRIKIAPLPPTRGILYDRHGRILAENLPSYSLELIPEQIKDLDETLARLQQLLDIPDEQIEQYQKQSERRKSFSSTPLLLRMSDEEVAKFAAVRPYFPGVDIHARLVRYYPYGELTAHVVGYVGRINERELKSLPVSEYRGTNHIGKIGIEKTYEDYLHGSTGYAEIETNAQGRAVNSVDAVDPVPGSNIYLTLDIDLQKTAYDALGDYNGAAVAIEIQTGDVLVFASRPGFDPNPFVYGISRKAYRALQQSDDQPLFNRALRGQYPPGSTIKPFIGLAGLEYNATDFQHKLFCPGYYQLPNLSHRYRDWKRWGHGWMDLKDAIIQSCDVYFYDLALTLGIDNMHEFLDKFGFGRKSGIDLVGEQSGLLPSREWKRDKRNQPWYPGETLITGIGQGFTQVTPLQLARATATLANYGKVVTPYLVDRIISSNYTIPGPAQSGKKIKLKRRNINDIMKAMISVVHGARGTAKRIAQEDYQIAGKTGTAQVFSVKQEEKYDEEEIEFKLRDHALFIAFAPAHDPKIAVAVVVENGGHGGSVAAPIAGEIITQYLGEVKEGGDDEE